One window of the Salminus brasiliensis chromosome 1, fSalBra1.hap2, whole genome shotgun sequence genome contains the following:
- the senp6a gene encoding sentrin-specific protease 6 isoform X4 translates to MDQVGGRQELSPEGMKQAPPLRHFGPIEMKTYERRQNHFKPLNRMGTGKPSEAPHPMAISPLPNRTNYLIVSPAPSQGVVVQGRLFQHTHLPTPVRKPVQSNLDLKERPDFTTQQIQRVELDNIILTCPEISESENLNLKRCVQQKRRPLFEGMGTVPTSDVQVEDLQPDEYFTVCGNCGQQSEDHVKCENCGNPLPAETHLLPTIPSSPAPRPPIHSQPSPGPTNMQLSKNFYGPASGGRSAQVDIVMNPPARITRGNLQLPHNGRPSVTAAGNSGAYEAKLTKGKRQPLAKQHELNDPIVLSSDEDEEADNASTGSVNRLDSVSPRPADSAHSSPAPSGGRVEAAVKGVVEHEEHACDFFTDVDHRNVAPRRNRMKDAFGNTLCEDPSPSKKRKVGQPPKLESIILECRSVRIGSLRRMVTKPVIFTVEYIQLETEGQEVDVLEKVRLKSSELTKCEWCCVRKLPVLFFQTSDSECQRLRTQLQMSQESGGLWYDCSGNNLDEKYIVLIFENGLSMQEQMILEDILVEIGRNNNLSGFPARLPFDEANVRLVQYNKASKEKEKAKAQKAKLGSTSTTTSPPATTITASVTTATATVTTATAVTVPPTASTDTPVRTRMSSHLHAFYDEDDDEDMAELHPTFTGPVIKLMVYPPPPAKGGISVTNEDLHCLNDGEFLNDVIIDFYLKYLFIEKLKKEDALRSHVFSSFFYKRLNQRERRNAQDTTNLPIQKRKHNRVKTWTRHVDLFQKDFIFVPINESAHWYLAVICFPGLDGVHTEPNPLYQPSPSSHSRGNAPSSAQLGTSVMSEGGLEEPSPHTEPISFNKFEVNAVGDALCEHPVSHASKPPCAHRQSEHTCAQGHGINGQVKVQPHYTDALHRISVCYGNDEPGTFSDDQSSCHDECSEDGTLVDDTGVSENMEWASKPTVCRQPCILIMDSLRGPARSTVVKTLREYLEVEWEVKKGTQRSFGKEVMKGSSPRVPQQDNFSDCGVYVLQYVESFFENPLPSFHLPMNLLDWFPQQRMKTKRDEIKELILKIQSQQQLDRESSRQAEPCDSPCEDLDVGDALESADLIPPISS, encoded by the exons GCCTGACTTCACCACTCAGCAAATCCAAAGAGTAGAACTAGACAACATTATTCTAACCTGCCCAGAGATATCAG AATCGGAGAATCTGAACTTAAAGCGGTGCGTCCAGCAAAAACGGCGGCCGCTGTTTGAGGGCATGGGCACTGTTCCAACTTCTGACGTACAAGTGGAG GATCTGCAGCCAGATGAGTACTTCACTGTGTGTGGAAACTGTGGCCAGCAAAGTGAGGACCACGTCAAGTGCGAAAACTGTGGGAACCCCCTGCCCGCAGAGACCCACCTCCTCCCCACCATCCCGTCCTCTCCCGCCCCTCGACCACCTATTCATTCCCAGCCCTCTCCCGGCCCCACTAACATGCAGCTCAGCAAGAACTTCTATGGCCCGGCCTCAGGGGGGCGCTCTGCCCAAGTGGACATTGTCATGAACCCACCGGCACGAATCACGCGAGGGAACCTGCAGCTGCCACACAACGGCAGGCCCTCTGTCACTGCAGCAGGGAACTCTGGGGCATATGAAGCCAAGCTAACCAAGGGCAAGAGACAGCCTCTCGCCAAGCAACATGAACTCAATGACCCGA TCGTGCTGTCCAGTGATGAAGACGAGGAGGCAGACAATGCCAGTACGGGCAGTGTCAACAGGCTGGACAGTGTCTCTCCGAGGCCTGCTGACTCTGCCCACTCATCTCCGGCACCCTCTGGTGGTAGAGTGGAAGCGGCGGTTAAAGGAGTTGTAGAACATGAGGAGCATGCGTGTGATTTTTTCACAGACGTGGACCACAGGAACGTGGCACCCAGGAGAAACCGCATGAAAGATGCA TTTGGGAATACATTATGTGAGGATCCATCTCCGTCTAAGAAGCGCAAAGTGGGCCAGCCACCAAAGCTGGAAAGCATTATTCTTGAGTGCAGGAGTGTGCGGATAGGAAGTCTACGCAGGATGGTGACCAAACCAGTCATT TTCACTGTAGAATACATACAACTAGAAACTGAAG GTCAGGAGGTTGACGTGCTAGAGAAGGTGCGTCTAAAGTCGTCCGAGCTGACCAAGTGCGAGTGGTGCTGTGTGAGGAAACTGCCCGTCCTCTTCTTCCAGACCAGTGACAGCGAGTGCCAGCGGCTACGCACCCAGCTCCAGATGTCCCAGGAGAGCGGAGGCCTGTGGTACGACTGCAGCGGTAACA ACCTTGATGAGAAATACATAGTGTTGATATTTGAAAACGGCCTTTCGATGCAAGAGCAGATGATTTTGGAAGACATTTTGGTCGAGATTGGCCGAAACAATAACCTCTCCGGCTTTCCTGCCAGACTACCCTTTGATGAGGCCAATGTTAGACTTGTTCAGTATAACAAAGCGtcaaaagaaaaggagaag GCAAAAGCACAGAAGGCCAAATTGGGTTCGACTTCAACCACAACATCACCACCTGCAACAACTATAACCGCCTCAGtaaccacagcaacagcaacagtcACTACAGCAACTGCGGTAACTGTACCCCCCACCGCTTCAACAGATACACCGGTCAGGACGCGGATGTCCAGTCATCTCCATGCGTTCTATGATGAAGATGACGATGAAGATATGGCAGAGCTGCATCCTACTTTCACAGGCCCGGTCATAAA gttAATGGTGTACCCCCCTCCACCTGCTAAAGGTGGAATCTCTGTGACGAATGAAGACCTTCACTGTTTAAACGACGGAGAGTTTCTGAACGACGTTATCATCGACTTTTACTTGAA GTATTTGTTTATAGAGAAGTTGAAAAAGGAAGATGCGCTTAGAAGTCAtgtcttcagctccttcttttACAAGAGACTcaaccagagagagaggaggaatgcACAAGACACAACCAACCTACC GATACAGAAGAGGAAGCACAACAGGGTTAAAACATGGACGCGGCATGTGGATCTTTTTCAGAAGGACTTCATCTTTGTTCCCATCAATGAGTC AGCCCACTGGTATCTCGCAGTGATCTGCTTCCCAGGCCTTGATGGGGTTCACACCGAACCCAACCCTCTGTACCAGCCTTCGCCCTCATCCCACTCCCGGGGCAACGCCCCATCCTCAGCCCAGCTTGGCACCTCTGTCATGAGTGAAGGAGGCCTAGAGGAGCCCTCCCCCCACACAGAGCCTATCTCCTTTAACAAGTTTGAGGTTAATGCAGTGGGAGATGCTCTCTGTGAGCACCCCGTGAGTCATGCAAGCAAGCCTCCCTGTGCACACAGACAATCGGAGCATACCTGTGCCCAAGGGCACGGGATAAACGGACAGGTCAAAGTTCAGCCACATTACACAG atGCTTTGCACAGAATCAGCGTGTGTTATGGCAACGATGAGCCTGGAACCTTCTCTGATGACCAAAGCTCATGtcat GATGAATGCAGTGAAGATGGAACACTGGTAGATGACACTGGAGTTTCGGAGAACATGGAGTGGGCATCCAAACCCACCGTCTGCAGACA ACCCTGTATTCTCATCATGGACTCCTTGCGAGGTCCTGCCAGATCAACAGTGGTGAAGACATTGCGAGA GTATCTGGAGGTGGAGTGGGAGGTGAAGAAGGGAACTCAGAGGAGTTTTGGGAAGGAAGTGATGAAGGGCTCCAGCCCACGTGTGCCTCAGCAGGACAACTTCAGTGACTGCGGCGTCTATGTCCTGCAGTACGTCGAGAGCTTCTTTGAG AATCCTCTGCCAAGTTTTCATCTCCCTATGAACCTATTGGACTGGTTTCCTCAGCAACGAATGAAAACTAAACGTGACGAGATCAAGGAGCTCATTCTGAAGATTCAATCTCAACAGCAACTAGACAGGGAAAGTTCCAGGCAGGCCGAGCCCTGCGACAGTCCCTGCGAGGACCTGGACGTTGGAGACGCCTTAGAGTCAGCTGATCTAATTCCACCGATCAGCTCGTGA